One window of the Cryptomeria japonica chromosome 7, Sugi_1.0, whole genome shotgun sequence genome contains the following:
- the LOC131857005 gene encoding transcription factor MYB72-like — MVRGVGCCTEREVKRGPWSLDEDNILIQHINKYGPGHWHKLAELAGLLRCGKSCRLRYMNYLQPNIKRGKFSSSEEEKILYHHDRLGNKWSEIAKHLPRRTDNDIKNLWNARLKRRSKKSMIQNPSTQVLSLYLGSLEKEARIGRLLMNLVARGTINLDNNNFVRSAFQGTEMVARPVLSNVLVQKQYEHLPQDNPQSSFEYCIQDNDLTLFSAGINAEILNQIGKNNFLPSEPEADSLMALVSSSSNGSDEVALEISFTPVVNTQLDHNFLRPVFQGTEITARPLVSNFVGQKQDEQLTPENDQTFFEDFIQGNDLTSFSTGFNGEILHQIGNNNFLPTEHESDSLLALVSSPSNGYDEATSNILSTPMVNSDVYAASISLEEWLDL; from the exons ATGGTGCGAGGTGTAGGTTGTTGCACTGAGAGAGAAGTGAAGAGGGGGCCTTGGAGTTTAGACGAGGATAATATACTCATACAACATATAAATAAGTATGGGCCTGGTCATTGGCACAAGTTGGCTGAGCTTGCAG GTTTGTTGAGATGTGGGAAGAGTTGCAGGCTGCGGTATATGAACTATTTGCAACCCAATATAAAGCGAGGAAAGTTTTCCTCTTCTGAAGAAGAAAAAATATTATACCACCATGATAGGCTTGGGAACAA GTGGTCTGAAATAGCGAAGCATCTGCCACGGCGGACAGACAATGACATAAAAAACCTGTGGAATGCTCGTCTGAAGAGAAGATCAAAAAAATCCATGATACAAAATCCTTCTACCCAGGTATTATCTTTATACTTAGGCTCTCTTGAGAAGGAAGCAAGAATAGGAAGGCTTTTGATGAACCTTGTTGCCAGAGGCACTATTAACCTGGACAACAATAACTTTGTAAGGTCTGCATTCCAAGGCACTGAGATGGTAGCAAGGCCTGTGCTGTCAAATGTTTTGGTTCAAAAACAATATGAACACTTACCACAAGATAATCCTCAGAGTTCCTTTGAATATTGTATCCAAGACAATGATCTGACATTATTTTCAGCAGGCATTAATGCTGAAATTCTTAATCAAATTGGCAAAAATAACTTTCTACCATCAGAACCTGAAGCTGATTCGCTTATGGCTTTAGTATCAAGTTCATCAAATGGCTCTGATGAAGTCGCTTTAGAAATTTCATTTACTCCTGTGGTAAATACTCAACTGGACCATAATTTTTTAAGGCCTGTATTCCAGGGCACTGAGATAACAGCAAGGCCTTTGGTGTCAAATTTTGTGGGTCAAAAACAGGATGAACAATTAACACCAGAGAATGATCAGACTTTCTttgaagattttatccaaggtAATGATCTGACATCATTTTCCACAGGATTTAATGGTGAAATTCTTCATCAAATTGGCAATAATAACTTTCTGCCAACAGAACATGAGTCTGATTCGCTTCTTGCTTTGGTATCAAGCCCATCTAATGGCTATGATGAAGCAACCTCAAACATTTTATCTACTCCTATGGTAAATAGTGACGTCTACGCAGCATCAATTTCACTGGAGGAATGGCTTGATTTATAA